A part of Candidatus Poribacteria bacterium genomic DNA contains:
- a CDS encoding glycosyltransferase: MRLLVVSLSLPFPPTDGGKIRVLNLLRQAAGSFDITLVALETEVTDREAVADLSSDSLRVVLVPQNPVRVPSLTARSVLRAMTARTPLTAAKYDLPELRAAVVSELAGSTYDVVHLEMIHCAHLLPLVRQMSRAAVVLSTQNVDSDVWRRAADHQPTAWRRWAFRWQANVFRAAEERIGSAVNGISVASSRDAELFGKLVASTPIETIDNGVDLDGYTPDSSQEEAATCIYTGSYDWLPNADAVAYFCQAVWSRIRTGLPESRFLAVGKEPTDAMRAFDGIDGIEIVGRVPEIHPYLRRGTVYVVPLRIGGGSRLKILEAMGMGKAIVSTSIGCEGLDVVPGRDLVVADSPYEFAEQVIRLIRDHDARRALGIAARARVEQRYGWVAIGARMNAFYERVAGAAALHQPVPGSR, translated from the coding sequence ATGCGGCTGCTCGTCGTATCGCTCAGTCTGCCGTTTCCGCCGACGGACGGCGGCAAGATCCGCGTTCTGAACCTGCTTCGCCAGGCAGCCGGCTCGTTCGACATCACCCTGGTCGCCCTCGAGACCGAAGTCACCGACCGGGAAGCCGTAGCCGACCTGTCGTCGGACAGTCTGCGCGTCGTGCTCGTTCCCCAGAACCCGGTGCGCGTCCCGTCGTTGACGGCTCGGTCCGTCCTCCGGGCGATGACCGCCCGAACTCCACTCACCGCCGCGAAGTACGACCTGCCGGAGCTGCGGGCAGCCGTGGTGTCCGAGCTCGCTGGCAGCACGTACGACGTCGTCCACTTGGAGATGATCCATTGCGCACACCTGCTGCCGCTCGTCCGCCAGATGAGCCGGGCGGCAGTCGTGCTCTCGACGCAGAATGTCGACTCCGACGTATGGCGTCGGGCGGCTGACCATCAACCGACGGCGTGGCGACGATGGGCGTTCCGCTGGCAGGCGAACGTCTTCCGGGCGGCGGAGGAGCGCATCGGTTCCGCCGTGAATGGAATCTCCGTGGCGTCGAGTCGCGACGCGGAACTGTTCGGGAAACTGGTCGCCTCGACCCCCATCGAGACCATCGACAACGGTGTCGACCTGGACGGCTATACCCCGGACTCATCACAAGAGGAGGCCGCGACCTGCATCTACACCGGCAGCTACGACTGGCTTCCCAACGCCGACGCAGTCGCCTACTTCTGCCAAGCGGTCTGGAGCCGGATACGAACCGGTCTGCCGGAGTCAAGATTCCTCGCCGTCGGAAAGGAGCCGACCGACGCGATGCGCGCGTTCGACGGGATCGATGGAATCGAGATCGTCGGACGCGTCCCAGAGATACATCCGTACCTTCGACGTGGCACGGTCTACGTCGTTCCTCTGCGGATCGGCGGCGGAAGTCGGCTCAAGATCCTCGAGGCGATGGGCATGGGCAAGGCGATTGTTTCCACGTCGATCGGGTGCGAGGGACTTGACGTCGTTCCCGGTAGGGACCTCGTGGTGGCGGATTCTCCCTACGAGTTCGCGGAGCAGGTCATTCGGCTGATCCGCGACCACGACGCCCGGAGAGCCCTGGGAATCGCCGCCAGGGCACGAGTCGAGCAACGGTACGGCTGGGTCGCTATCGGCGCTCGGATGAACGCCTTCTACGAGCGCGTCGCAGGCGCGGCGGCGCTGCACCAGCCCGTACCAGGTTCTCGGTAG